The nucleotide sequence ATGCAATTTAATAGAGAATAGTTCTGGATATACTGAAATTCACAAGaacaaaccctaattaaaaGCCAACAATAAACAAAGCACATGACTAAGAAAaggcaaaaacaaaagcaattgCATTTTAACCTTATCAGAAGTCAACAAAAACCAATGCACAAGATTCTTCACAAAACAAAGCACATGACTAAGAAAAGTCAAATCCGACACACTATATGCAAACAGCTAAAGCACAGTAACCATTTCTCAACAAGAATAAACATAGCAATAAAGCAAAAAACCACAACAAACCACCTTATCTTGACAACAATAAACAAAGCAACAAACCACCTTATACCGACAAGAATAAACAAAGCAACAAACCCATTATCCAACAACTCAGTAACCATTTTGAATTAAGAAAGCATAAAACCAACTTTTCAAACAAGAATAAACAAAGCTACAAACCCATTATCCGACACCTTAGGAACCATTTCGAATAAACAAAGCATAAATCCACCTTTTCAAACAAGAATAAACAAAGCTACAAACCCTTTATCCAACACCTTAGGTATTATTTCAAATTCACAAAGCATAAATCCACTTTTTCAAACAAGAATAAACAAAACCCACATTCAACCCATTCCAATAAATAAGTTCAGTATGCATTTGGAATCAtcaaaagcacaaaaaaaacTTACAATAGGTAGGCGTCGTTTCGTCGGGATCCTTGCACACATACCACCCCATGTCGAATCCTTCAATTTTTGTTCGAAGCCAATGGAACCCAGATGAAACCCTCTTCCAACACCAATGAAGTCAGGCAAGCAAGCTGACAAGATGATTTGGGGTTTTCGCTTAATTTCTAATCTGATTGTTTCTTTTTCTGGAATTGGGGAAGAAATTAGATTGACAGGGTTTGGGTGTATCGAGGGGAAAAAGGAATTCGAATGGCACACTTTACAACGTTCtcttgcttttttattttttttaattttaatttaaatatatattttaatttaatggaATATCCACATGTCATCCGGTGAGAAAGCCACGTGTATTGGGAATCCCAGTTGGATGTCATTTGGAAGGAAAACATAGGGTGTGGTGCCACGTGGAATCCATCTGGGTGAGGAACTGGGCCCCggatcaagccacgtcagcTTTTAACTAAGAAATTCACGGACAAACTAATGGAAGTGTAGAcccatagttgaggtagttatgtgtaatttacccaaaaaaaaaaaccactaaaCGAACGCTCACACACGTTGACAATGAAATATGAAACTTACTATTTTGGGGCTCCACATGAGGTATAGCTTTTTGTATCCTCATTTTACTTCAATTGTGATATTATGATCATATTGCTAATCGCGTAGTATGACCGCTACACAATTTTCAGTAGATGGCGACTGAAAACGTAAAGATATTTTGGTAAATCTCTTCCAAAGCTATTTAATTTTAACTACCAAAATGGTGCTTTAGCATCTTAGTaccaaaatcattttaaaattaagtAGCTACCAATCGCAATTGTGCAAGTTTCAGCATGTATCCACCGAAACTGTTGGTGGTGAAGGCGAGtttgagtttttttgttttaatcaaACGAGTTTGTGTTTCTTGAGACGATTAGGGAGTTGAGTGAAGAAGGTGAGCGCGCATGAGGGTGTTTTAAGATAATTCCTTAACTAAAAAGTTGGTGTATTTTCAATAGCGAGAATGTTTAACAAATCGTGGGGTGTAGATAAAATCACAGAAAGAAAATGATCAGCTAAAACTGAGGCTTAACGTGTACATACATTTGGGCCCTTATAGATAGCAAAAACTTCTGCTTTGGAAATGAATCAATGCAGATAGTGCTGCTATTTCATAAGCAGTAGGAGGATAGTCATGTTTAACATATGAAAAGAAACGAAATGATGAAAATTCGGCACCTCATGAGCACAAGCATTGCAGTCACGTCTTGAACATGAGCACAAGCTGGTGACTCTGCGTTAAAACATAACGATCGATGAAGAAATGATATATATAATTCCAATTCTACTTATTTACCTAGCTATCAACTCAGGATACTAGCTAGGGAAAACAGAGAATTTATAGAATTGATAGTGTAATTAAGATGGAGCACTTGGAGGAAGATGAAGTAGTAGTACTGGAGCCAGTGAGCCCTACTGCTCAGTACTTCACTAGCTCTGTCCTGTCCGTATCAAATATTGGCGTTATGGAACTCGAAAATCCACTGAGTGAGTCTCAAGCAATCTCATTACTGAAGACTCTCTTCCTCCCCATCAGCCCGCGCTTCTCCTCTATTGTGGTActatgctctctctctccctccctccctcccatTACTATATTCAAAATGTATTACTAATTGTTTGGAAAGTATTCGTGCAGGTTGTAATCAATGGAAAGAAACGGTGGAAAAGGGTTGAAGTGAAGCCTGAAGAGCACATTAGCGTCCCTATTATTCCTTCTAACTTATCAACTGAATCATATGAAAAGTATCTTGATGGCTACATATCAAAGCTAGCAGTAGAAAGATTGTCAGAAGACAAACCCTTATGGGAACTTCATATCCTCAATTACCCAACAAGAAATAATAACGCTGCTTGCAACCTTATATTCAAGCTCCATCATGCCCTCGGTGATGGCTTCTCTCTCATGAGTGCCATTCTTTCTTGTCTACGGAGAGCCGACAACCCTTCTCTTCCCCTAACATTTCCTTCAAGGCAGAGGTCACAGCAAACGAGTGATGAAAGCTTTGTGTCTAGAACTATCTCATCAGTCTTCAACACTCTTTCAGATATTTGGAGGAGCACCGTGGGGGAAGATGATCTATCACCAATTAGGTCTGGCAATGGAATTGAGTTTCAGCCCATTACATTGGCAACTATGACTTTCTCTCTTGACCAAATCAAATCAATCAAGAGTAAGCTTGGAGTGGTACGGTTTTTCTTCGTGATTTTTTTATCTGTTTTCATACAATCTTTTATTCCAATCATAAACCTTTTCTTTCAAGCATGATcaaaatgtgttgagagactTGTGcgtttaatttgattaattaggAGTAATGTTATTTAGACACACGATTGCTGACACGTTACGTAATATTTCATATTGCAAATGGTGACATGTTTAACCGAACTGTCATGTCACTTGCCATGTATATTAGGGATTACTACTCACCCcaagtttttttccttttgattcACTCCTTCATTAATTATTTAAGGAATTGTTATaagtactccaaaaatctcattctgcactccaaactttctatattaagaaagaaaaatacatttatgaggagtgtagaatgagatttttggaatgccaataacacttcccattATTATTACTTACTAATTAGCAAGACACTTAACAGACGGTAAACGATGTTCTTGCCGGTATGATCTTCCTTGGCACTCGACTATACATGCAAGAGATAAACAgaagttcaagcaaagcaagaGGCACGGCAGTGGTACTGCTGAACACGAGAATGATGGGGAAGTATACTTCAATCCAGGAGATGATGAAACCCGACAGCAAGATGCCATGGGGGAATCATTTTACGTTCTTGCATGTACCAATCCCCAATTTATCATTACCCGATGATCACGATCATGATTTTCCCGCTGATCAATATTCAAATGCCCTTGACTTTGTCTGGGAAGCACAAAAAATAATTACTAGGAAGAGAAGTTCTTTAGCTATTTATCTCACTTGTAGGTTCTTGGAGTTCCTCAACAAATTTGGAGGCCATGAGGTTTGTGATAGAGTTGCAACCCCTCTCTCAGTTTCTTCATTAGTAGAATTATTTTCAACATTTTGCTAGTATA is from Malus sylvestris chromosome 5, drMalSylv7.2, whole genome shotgun sequence and encodes:
- the LOC126624278 gene encoding wax ester synthase/diacylglycerol acyltransferase 11-like yields the protein MEHLEEDEVVVLEPVSPTAQYFTSSVLSVSNIGVMELENPLSESQAISLLKTLFLPISPRFSSIVVVINGKKRWKRVEVKPEEHISVPIIPSNLSTESYEKYLDGYISKLAVERLSEDKPLWELHILNYPTRNNNAACNLIFKLHHALGDGFSLMSAILSCLRRADNPSLPLTFPSRQRSQQTSDESFVSRTISSVFNTLSDIWRSTVGEDDLSPIRSGNGIEFQPITLATMTFSLDQIKSIKSKLGVTVNDVLAGMIFLGTRLYMQEINRSSSKARGTAVVLLNTRMMGKYTSIQEMMKPDSKMPWGNHFTFLHVPIPNLSLPDDHDHDFPADQYSNALDFVWEAQKIITRKRSSLAIYLTCRFLEFLNKFGGHEAAARYIHSTLKNTSMMISNLIGPVEQMALANNPVNGMYFLVFGSPEGLDVTIVSYMGKVRVAFKMEKGLIEPQKFKSCMQNAFEMIRKASDEYPIPMQKNSKTIKHL